Proteins encoded within one genomic window of Streptomyces sp. NBC_01314:
- a CDS encoding SDR family oxidoreductase, with the protein MNNVEPPTYLPGHGLLTGRTAVITAAAGAGIGGATARRFLEEGARVLISDTHARRLKECETELAGEFGAESVKAVPCDVTDEDQVRALFEAGVRLHGRLDIVVNNAGLGGTSDLVDMTDEQWSKVLDVTLNGTFRCTRAALRLMRESGGGVIVNNASVVGWRAQAGQAHYAAAKAGVMALTRCAAAEAAEYGVRVNAVSPSLAMHPHLVKVTTPELLAELTAREAFGRYAEPWEVANVIVFLASGYSSYMTGEIVSVSNQHP; encoded by the coding sequence ATGAACAACGTCGAGCCTCCGACGTACCTCCCCGGCCACGGCCTGCTCACCGGCCGCACCGCCGTGATCACCGCGGCGGCCGGCGCGGGCATCGGCGGAGCGACCGCGCGACGCTTCCTGGAGGAAGGCGCCCGCGTACTGATCAGCGACACCCACGCGCGCAGACTCAAGGAGTGCGAGACCGAACTGGCGGGCGAGTTCGGAGCGGAGTCCGTCAAGGCGGTGCCGTGCGACGTGACCGACGAGGATCAGGTACGGGCGCTGTTCGAGGCGGGCGTCCGGCTGCACGGACGGCTCGACATCGTCGTCAACAACGCGGGCCTCGGGGGCACCTCGGATCTCGTGGACATGACCGACGAGCAGTGGTCCAAGGTGCTGGACGTGACACTGAACGGCACGTTCCGGTGCACCAGGGCCGCCCTGCGGCTGATGCGGGAGAGCGGTGGCGGCGTGATCGTCAACAACGCCTCCGTCGTCGGCTGGCGCGCCCAGGCCGGCCAGGCGCACTACGCTGCGGCGAAGGCGGGCGTGATGGCGCTGACCAGGTGCGCGGCGGCCGAGGCGGCCGAGTACGGGGTCCGGGTCAACGCCGTGTCGCCCAGCCTCGCCATGCACCCGCACCTCGTGAAGGTCACGACCCCCGAGCTGCTGGCCGAGCTGACCGCGCGGGAGGCCTTCGGGCGGTACGCCGAACCCTGGGAGGTGGCCAACGTGATCGTGTTCCTGGCGTCCGGCTACTCCTCGTACATGACGGGTGAGATCGTCTCCGTCAGCAACCAGCACCCCTAA
- a CDS encoding TetR/AcrR family transcriptional regulator has translation MPTKKKPRTTAAAPARRGELLDRAARVFADQGYNATTVRRIADDAGMLAGSLYYYFASKDAMLEEILRTFLDELWDRYDAVLDAETGPRETFEALVAESFRAIDRHCAAVQIYQNEAKQLIAQERRFFFLEQSQTKFEKAWLSTLERGVALGEFRADLDTRVTYRFVRDTVWVAASWYQPNGKYSPEEIARQYLSMVLDGIAVRESGA, from the coding sequence GTGCCGACCAAGAAGAAGCCCCGGACGACCGCCGCAGCGCCCGCCCGTCGTGGTGAACTCCTCGACAGGGCCGCGAGGGTCTTCGCGGATCAGGGGTACAACGCCACCACCGTACGCAGGATCGCGGACGACGCGGGCATGCTCGCGGGCAGCCTCTATTACTACTTCGCGTCCAAGGACGCGATGCTCGAGGAGATTCTGCGGACCTTCCTCGACGAACTCTGGGACCGGTACGACGCCGTCCTGGATGCCGAAACGGGTCCCCGGGAGACCTTCGAAGCCCTGGTCGCCGAGTCCTTCCGGGCGATCGACCGGCACTGTGCCGCCGTCCAGATCTACCAGAACGAGGCGAAGCAACTGATCGCCCAGGAGCGGCGGTTCTTCTTTCTGGAGCAGTCGCAGACCAAGTTCGAGAAGGCGTGGCTGTCCACGCTGGAGCGCGGGGTCGCCCTGGGAGAGTTCCGGGCCGACCTCGACACGAGGGTCACCTACCGCTTCGTGCGCGACACGGTCTGGGTCGCCGCGTCCTGGTACCAGCCCAACGGAAAGTACAGCCCGGAAGAGATCGCCCGACAGTACCTGTCAATGGTTCTGGACGGGATCGCCGTACGTGAAAGCGGTGCGTGA
- a CDS encoding acetyl-CoA C-acetyltransferase — MAEAYIVEAVRTPVGRRGGGLGRIHPADLGAHALKALVARAGVDPAAVEDVVFGCLDTVGPQAGDIARTSWLAAGLPEEVPGTTVDRQCGSSQQAVHFAAQAVLSGTQDLVVAGGVQNMTMIPIAFASRQAAVPLGLTDGPFAGSEGWRARYGDRPVNQFAGAEMIAAKWGISRRDQEEYALRSHQRAVRAVDEGRFARETVPYGDVTVDEGPRRDTSLEKMAALKPVIDGGTVTAACSSQVSDGAAALLLASERAVREHGLTPRARVHHLSVRGEDPIRMLSAPIPATAYALKKTGLTLDAIDLVEINEAFAPVVLAWLKETGADPEKVNVNGGAIALGHPLGATGAKLMTTLLHELERTGGRYGLQTMCEGGGQANVTIIERL, encoded by the coding sequence ATGGCCGAGGCCTACATCGTCGAAGCGGTCCGGACGCCCGTCGGGCGGCGCGGGGGAGGGCTCGGCCGAATCCATCCGGCCGACCTCGGCGCGCACGCCCTCAAAGCGCTCGTCGCACGCGCGGGCGTGGACCCGGCCGCCGTGGAGGACGTCGTCTTCGGCTGCCTGGACACCGTCGGACCGCAGGCCGGTGACATCGCGCGGACCAGCTGGCTGGCGGCCGGGCTGCCCGAGGAGGTGCCGGGTACGACCGTCGACCGGCAGTGCGGCTCCTCGCAGCAGGCCGTGCACTTCGCCGCCCAGGCCGTGCTCTCCGGCACCCAGGACCTGGTGGTCGCGGGCGGCGTCCAGAACATGACGATGATCCCCATCGCCTTCGCCTCCCGCCAGGCCGCCGTACCGCTCGGGCTCACGGACGGGCCCTTCGCGGGCAGCGAGGGGTGGCGGGCGCGGTACGGGGACCGGCCGGTGAACCAGTTCGCCGGCGCCGAGATGATCGCCGCGAAGTGGGGCATCAGCCGCCGCGACCAGGAGGAGTACGCGCTGCGGTCCCACCAGCGGGCGGTACGGGCCGTCGACGAGGGCCGCTTCGCGCGCGAGACCGTGCCGTACGGGGATGTCACCGTCGACGAGGGGCCCCGCCGGGACACCTCCCTGGAGAAGATGGCCGCCCTGAAGCCGGTCATCGACGGCGGCACCGTCACCGCCGCCTGCTCCTCCCAGGTCTCCGACGGCGCCGCCGCGCTCCTCCTCGCCTCCGAACGCGCCGTACGGGAGCACGGGCTGACCCCGCGCGCCCGCGTGCACCACCTCTCCGTACGCGGTGAGGACCCCATCCGCATGCTCAGCGCGCCGATACCGGCGACCGCGTACGCCCTGAAGAAGACCGGCCTCACCCTCGACGCCATCGACCTCGTCGAAATCAACGAGGCCTTCGCGCCGGTCGTCCTGGCCTGGCTGAAGGAGACGGGCGCCGACCCGGAGAAGGTCAACGTCAACGGCGGCGCGATCGCCCTCGGCCACCCTCTGGGCGCGACCGGAGCCAAGCTCATGACGACCCTCCTGCACGAACTGGAGCGCACGGGCGGCCGGTACGGGCTCCAGACGATGTGCGAGGGGGGCGGGCAGGCGAACGTGACGATCATCGAGCGGTTGTGA
- a CDS encoding NAD(P)H-dependent flavin oxidoreductase, producing METALTRLVGVRRPIVQTGMGWVAGPRLVSATANAGALGILASATMTPAQLRDAVREVKSRTDGAPFGVNLRADAGDARERVRIIVEEGVRVASFALAPSRELIAELKDAGVVVIPSVGARRHAEKVAAWGADAVVVQGGEGGGHTGEVATTVLLPQVVDAVDIPVVAAGGFHDGRGLVAALAFGAAGVAMGTRFLLTSDSTVPDAVKARYLAATVKDVTVTRAVDGLPHRMLRTEFVSALEASGRTRALAHAVRHAAGFRRLSGLTWRRMVRDGLALRHGKDLTWSQVLLAANTPMLLRSALVDGRTDLGVMAAGQVAGVIDDLPSCAELVERIMKEAEEALTSLGRLGAAQ from the coding sequence ATGGAAACGGCTCTGACCCGGCTCGTCGGCGTCCGCCGTCCGATCGTGCAGACCGGCATGGGCTGGGTGGCCGGCCCCCGTCTGGTGTCCGCGACGGCGAACGCGGGGGCCCTCGGCATCCTGGCCTCCGCGACGATGACGCCCGCGCAACTCCGGGACGCCGTACGGGAGGTGAAGTCCCGTACGGACGGGGCGCCCTTCGGGGTGAATCTGCGGGCCGACGCGGGGGACGCGCGGGAGCGTGTGCGGATCATCGTCGAGGAGGGCGTCCGGGTGGCGTCGTTCGCGCTCGCCCCGTCCAGGGAGCTGATCGCCGAACTCAAGGACGCGGGTGTGGTCGTGATCCCGTCCGTCGGCGCGCGGCGGCATGCCGAGAAGGTGGCGGCGTGGGGTGCGGACGCGGTGGTCGTGCAGGGCGGCGAGGGCGGCGGGCACACCGGGGAGGTGGCGACGACCGTACTGCTGCCGCAGGTCGTGGACGCCGTCGACATCCCCGTCGTCGCCGCCGGCGGCTTCCACGACGGGCGCGGGCTGGTGGCCGCGCTGGCGTTCGGGGCGGCCGGGGTGGCGATGGGCACCCGGTTCCTGCTCACCTCGGACTCGACGGTGCCCGACGCGGTGAAGGCCCGCTATCTGGCCGCCACGGTCAAGGACGTCACCGTCACCAGGGCCGTGGACGGACTGCCGCACCGCATGCTCCGCACGGAGTTCGTGAGCGCGCTGGAGGCGTCCGGCCGTACGCGCGCCCTGGCGCACGCCGTGCGCCACGCGGCCGGCTTCCGGCGGCTCTCCGGGCTCACCTGGCGCCGTATGGTCCGCGACGGCCTCGCCCTGCGGCACGGCAAGGACCTCACCTGGAGTCAGGTCCTGCTCGCCGCCAACACACCCATGCTGCTCAGGTCCGCGCTGGTGGACGGCCGTACGGACCTGGGGGTGATGGCGGCCGGGCAGGTCGCCGGGGTGATCGACGACCTGCCGTCGTGCGCGGAGCTGGTGGAACGGATCATGAAGGAGGCGGAGGAGGCGCTGACGTCGTTGGGGCGGCTCGGCGCCGCTCAGTGA
- a CDS encoding CoA-transferase subunit beta: MSGATRAEYCVIACAEAWRGGGEILASPMGLIPSLGARLAKRTFSPDLLLTDGEALLVGLDGTVEGWLPYRRHLALVTGGRRHVMMGASQIDRYGNQNISCVGDWAKPRRQLLGVRGAPVNTLNNPTSYWVPRHSRRVFVEKVDMVCGVGYDRVAEHRGAARFHHLPRVVSDLGVFDFATPDHAMRLVSLHPGVTVGQVEEATGFALAVPDEVPPTREPTEAELRLIREVIDPENTRAREVGG, encoded by the coding sequence ATGAGTGGAGCGACCCGCGCCGAGTACTGCGTGATCGCCTGTGCCGAGGCCTGGCGCGGGGGCGGTGAGATCCTCGCCAGCCCCATGGGCCTCATTCCGTCCCTGGGCGCGCGCCTCGCCAAGCGCACGTTCTCGCCGGACCTGCTGCTGACCGACGGCGAGGCACTGCTCGTCGGCCTCGACGGCACCGTCGAGGGCTGGCTGCCCTACCGGCGGCACCTGGCCCTGGTCACCGGCGGCCGACGGCACGTGATGATGGGCGCGAGCCAGATCGACCGGTACGGCAACCAGAACATCTCGTGCGTCGGCGACTGGGCGAAGCCGAGGCGACAGCTGCTCGGGGTGCGGGGCGCGCCGGTCAACACCCTGAACAATCCGACGAGTTACTGGGTCCCGAGGCATTCGAGGCGGGTCTTCGTCGAGAAGGTCGACATGGTGTGCGGGGTCGGCTACGACCGCGTGGCCGAGCATCGGGGCGCCGCCCGCTTCCACCACCTCCCGCGTGTCGTGTCCGACCTCGGGGTCTTCGACTTCGCGACCCCCGACCACGCGATGCGGCTGGTCTCGCTGCACCCGGGTGTCACGGTCGGGCAGGTCGAAGAGGCGACGGGCTTCGCACTCGCCGTCCCGGACGAGGTGCCGCCCACGCGTGAACCGACCGAGGCCGAGCTGAGGCTGATCCGCGAGGTGATCGACCCGGAGAACACGCGTGCGCGCGAGGTCGGCGGCTGA